A genomic region of Micromonospora sp. NBC_01796 contains the following coding sequences:
- a CDS encoding cystathionine gamma-synthase, translating into MNYGFETLAIHAGQEPDPRTGAVVPPIYATSTYAQDEVGAPRLGYEYSRSANPTRTALQECLAAIEGGQVGLAFASGLAAEDTLLRTVCRPGDHVVIPDDAYGGTYRLFAKVLHRWGLSWTAAKLSDPEAVRAAIRPGQTKVIWVETPTNPLLNIADLPALASIAHEAQALLAVDNTFASPYLQQPLALGADVVVHSTTKYLGGHSDVIGGALITADRGLGEELTYHQNAMGGVPGPFDAWLTLRGIKTLGVRMDRHCDNAERIVDYLSAHRAVAEVRYPGLPDHPGHETAAKQMRRFGGMISFRAAGGEAQAVDICNRTKLFVLAESLGGVESLIEHPGRMTHASAAGSPLEVPADLVRLSVGIETADDLLADLEQALG; encoded by the coding sequence ATGAATTACGGCTTCGAGACGCTCGCCATCCACGCCGGTCAGGAACCTGATCCACGCACCGGCGCGGTAGTGCCACCCATATATGCAACCAGCACCTACGCCCAGGACGAGGTCGGGGCGCCGCGGCTCGGTTACGAGTACAGCCGGTCGGCCAACCCGACCCGTACGGCACTGCAGGAGTGCCTCGCCGCGATCGAGGGCGGCCAGGTCGGGCTCGCCTTCGCCAGCGGCCTCGCCGCCGAGGACACCCTCCTGCGTACGGTCTGCCGCCCCGGCGACCACGTGGTGATCCCGGACGACGCGTACGGCGGCACGTACCGGCTCTTCGCCAAGGTCCTGCACCGGTGGGGGCTGAGCTGGACCGCCGCGAAGCTCTCCGACCCGGAAGCCGTACGGGCCGCGATCCGCCCCGGCCAGACCAAGGTCATCTGGGTGGAGACGCCGACCAACCCGCTGCTCAACATCGCCGACCTGCCGGCTCTCGCCTCGATCGCCCACGAGGCCCAGGCACTGCTCGCGGTCGACAACACGTTCGCCTCGCCCTACCTGCAACAGCCGCTGGCGCTCGGCGCCGACGTGGTGGTCCACTCCACCACCAAGTACCTCGGCGGCCACTCCGACGTGATCGGTGGGGCGCTGATCACGGCCGACCGCGGCCTGGGCGAGGAGCTGACGTACCACCAGAACGCGATGGGCGGCGTACCCGGCCCGTTCGACGCCTGGCTCACCCTGCGCGGGATCAAGACCCTCGGCGTACGGATGGACCGGCACTGCGACAACGCCGAGCGGATCGTCGACTACCTCTCCGCGCACCGGGCCGTGGCCGAGGTTCGCTACCCGGGCCTGCCCGACCACCCCGGGCACGAGACGGCGGCCAAGCAGATGCGCCGGTTCGGCGGCATGATCTCGTTCCGGGCGGCCGGCGGCGAGGCGCAGGCGGTCGACATCTGCAACCGGACCAAGCTCTTTGTGCTCGCCGAGTCCCTCGGCGGGGTGGAATCGCTGATCGAACACCCCGGCCGGATGACACATGCGAGTGCTGCCGGCTCGCCGCTTGAAGTTCCCGCCGATCTCGTGCGACTGTCTGTCGGCATCGAAACGGCTGACGACCTGCTCGCCGATTTGGAGCAGGCGCTCGGCTGA
- a CDS encoding HIT family protein, which translates to MKPCVFCGIVAGSVPAFTVADEPAGMAFLDTRPVFRGHVLVVPREHYEVLPDLPVSSLSGYFGLVQRITIAVETGLGSGGTFVAMNNRVSQSVPHLHTHVVPRTKGDGLRGFFWPRTTYDDADAATGYAARIAAALPPA; encoded by the coding sequence GTGAAGCCTTGCGTCTTCTGTGGCATTGTCGCGGGTTCCGTGCCGGCCTTCACCGTCGCCGACGAGCCGGCCGGGATGGCGTTTCTGGACACCAGACCGGTTTTCCGGGGTCATGTACTGGTCGTACCCCGAGAGCATTATGAGGTTTTGCCCGATTTGCCTGTTTCTTCGCTTTCTGGATACTTCGGTCTGGTACAGCGGATCACCATCGCCGTCGAGACCGGACTCGGCTCGGGCGGCACCTTCGTCGCCATGAACAACCGGGTGTCCCAGTCCGTCCCGCACCTGCACACCCACGTGGTCCCCCGGACCAAGGGCGACGGCCTGCGCGGTTTCTTCTGGCCCCGGACCACGTACGACGACGCCGACGCGGCAACCGGCTACGCGGCCCGGATCGCCGCCGCACTCCCGCCCGCCTGA
- the msrA gene encoding peptide-methionine (S)-S-oxide reductase MsrA, which translates to MFLRRMKASLPSPDQVLPGRDFPISAPDRHVVLGTPLQGPWPEGSRTAVFGMGCFWGAERLFWTLPGVISTSVGYAGGQTPNPTYEEVCSGFTGHTEAVQVVYDPTEISYEDLLKVFWENHDPTQGMRQGNDVGTQYRSAIYTTTPEQSRVAQASREAFAPVVAEAGLPEITTEIGELGDYYYAEDYHQQYLAPTKNPNGYCNHGPNGMSCPVGVARVPSDLH; encoded by the coding sequence GTGTTCCTACGGCGAATGAAGGCCAGCCTGCCCAGCCCCGACCAGGTGCTGCCCGGACGCGACTTCCCGATCTCGGCGCCCGACCGGCACGTCGTCCTCGGGACGCCGTTGCAGGGTCCCTGGCCCGAGGGCAGCCGGACGGCCGTCTTCGGCATGGGCTGTTTCTGGGGCGCCGAGCGACTGTTCTGGACGCTGCCGGGGGTGATCTCCACCTCCGTCGGTTACGCCGGCGGCCAGACCCCGAACCCCACGTACGAGGAGGTCTGCTCGGGCTTCACCGGGCACACCGAGGCCGTACAGGTGGTCTACGACCCCACCGAGATCAGCTACGAGGACCTGCTCAAGGTCTTCTGGGAGAACCACGACCCGACCCAGGGCATGCGCCAGGGCAACGACGTGGGCACCCAGTACCGCTCGGCGATCTACACCACGACCCCCGAGCAGTCGCGCGTGGCGCAGGCGTCCCGCGAGGCGTTCGCCCCGGTGGTGGCCGAGGCGGGCCTGCCCGAGATCACCACCGAGATCGGGGAGCTGGGCGACTACTACTACGCCGAGGACTACCACCAGCAGTACCTGGCGCCGACCAAGAACCCGAACGGGTACTGCAACCACGGCCCGAACGGGATGAGCTGCCCGGTCGGCGTCGCCCGGGTGCCGTCCGACCTTCACTAG
- a CDS encoding YciI family protein, translating to MAEYLIYFNQQWVGDHTEEWFRERGPLAAAVVDEIKAAGAYLFAGGLEVDGPVSSADATSGTVMFTDGPYVETKEWLGGLTVVDVADEETARMWAGKLAQACGWPQEVRRFGRAPQPGDG from the coding sequence ATGGCCGAGTACCTCATCTACTTCAACCAGCAGTGGGTGGGTGACCACACCGAGGAGTGGTTTCGCGAGCGCGGCCCACTCGCTGCGGCGGTCGTGGACGAGATCAAGGCAGCCGGGGCGTACCTGTTCGCCGGGGGCTTGGAAGTGGACGGCCCCGTATCCAGTGCCGACGCCACGAGCGGCACGGTGATGTTCACCGACGGGCCGTACGTCGAGACCAAGGAGTGGCTGGGCGGGCTGACCGTGGTGGACGTGGCCGACGAGGAAACGGCCCGAATGTGGGCCGGCAAGCTCGCGCAAGCGTGCGGCTGGCCCCAGGAGGTCCGACGGTTCGGCCGCGCCCCGCAACCCGGTGACGGGTGA
- a CDS encoding ribonuclease Z has protein sequence MTRELVVLGTASQVPTRQRNHNGYLLRWDDEMIVFDPGEGSQRQMLRAKVSATDLTRICITHFHGDHCLGLPGMIQRLSLDRVPHPVPVHFPAGGTEYFDRLRHASAFHETADVRPEPVESDGQTIPISGATITARRLDHPVEAYGYRLVEPDGRRMLPERLAAYGISGPAVGELIRAGEIESGGRRVPLDAVSEPRRGQRFAFVMDTGLCDAVYDLADGADLLVIESTFLTEDAALAAEAGHLTAAQAARVATETGVRRLVLTHFSQRYPDPARFAAEAREHFAGDLVVAEDLGRVRVPRLSSAG, from the coding sequence ATGACCCGTGAACTGGTCGTCCTGGGCACCGCCAGCCAGGTACCGACCCGGCAGCGCAACCACAACGGTTACCTGCTGCGCTGGGACGACGAGATGATCGTCTTCGACCCCGGCGAGGGCAGCCAGCGGCAGATGCTGCGGGCCAAGGTCTCGGCCACCGACCTGACCCGGATCTGCATCACCCACTTCCACGGCGACCACTGCCTCGGCCTGCCCGGGATGATCCAACGCCTCTCCCTGGACCGGGTGCCGCACCCGGTCCCGGTGCACTTCCCGGCCGGCGGCACCGAGTACTTCGACCGGCTGCGGCACGCCAGCGCCTTCCACGAAACCGCCGACGTCCGCCCGGAACCCGTCGAATCCGACGGCCAGACCATCCCGATCAGCGGCGCGACGATCACCGCCCGCCGACTCGATCACCCGGTCGAGGCGTACGGCTACCGGCTGGTCGAGCCGGACGGGCGCCGGATGCTGCCGGAACGGCTGGCCGCGTACGGCATCTCCGGGCCGGCCGTCGGCGAGCTGATCCGCGCCGGGGAGATCGAGTCCGGCGGGCGCCGCGTGCCCCTGGACGCGGTCAGCGAACCGCGCCGGGGGCAGCGGTTCGCCTTCGTCATGGACACCGGGCTCTGCGACGCCGTGTACGACCTCGCCGACGGGGCCGACCTGCTGGTGATCGAGTCGACCTTCCTCACCGAGGACGCCGCGCTGGCCGCCGAGGCGGGGCACCTGACCGCGGCGCAGGCCGCGCGGGTGGCCACCGAAACCGGCGTACGCCGACTCGTGCTGACCCACTTCTCCCAGCGCTACCCCGACCCGGCCCGGTTCGCCGCCGAGGCACGCGAACACTTCGCCGGCGACCTGGTGGTGGCCGAGGACCTCGGTCGGGTACGGGTGCCCCGGCTATCCTCGGCCGGGTGA
- a CDS encoding GNAT family N-acetyltransferase, translating to MTVTLRPATADDLMAVGGLHARSRQAAYRDFVPAEALASDSGDLLGQWWSERWKWERDTHLMTVVDAGDRLVGFNYVGPHELDPTGYGELCAIHLEPDHQGRGLGRALMVDALGTLHGRGWHRAALWVLAGNKHAQEFYRRGGWTADGVERTEHVGSALVPQLRYVRDLP from the coding sequence GTGACCGTCACCCTGCGCCCGGCCACCGCCGACGACCTGATGGCCGTGGGCGGGCTGCACGCGCGTTCCCGGCAGGCCGCCTACCGGGACTTCGTACCCGCCGAGGCGCTCGCCTCGGACTCCGGCGACCTGCTCGGCCAGTGGTGGAGCGAACGCTGGAAGTGGGAGCGGGACACCCACCTGATGACCGTGGTCGACGCCGGTGACCGGCTGGTCGGCTTCAACTACGTCGGACCGCACGAACTCGACCCGACCGGGTACGGCGAACTCTGCGCCATCCACCTGGAGCCGGACCACCAGGGCCGGGGCCTGGGTCGGGCGTTGATGGTCGACGCGCTGGGCACCCTGCACGGGCGCGGCTGGCACCGGGCGGCCCTCTGGGTGCTGGCCGGCAACAAGCACGCCCAGGAGTTCTACCGGCGCGGCGGGTGGACCGCCGACGGGGTCGAACGGACCGAACACGTCGGCTCCGCCCTCGTGCCGCAACTGCGCTACGTCCGGGACCTGCCCTAA